A part of Pungitius pungitius chromosome 15, fPunPun2.1, whole genome shotgun sequence genomic DNA contains:
- the LOC134105144 gene encoding mucin-5AC-like isoform X1 yields MQTSRDTRRRTRNPLTCNAPQLSCLASFRKMERGFIVLVAALVLHASPAVQGTAHLSFANGTQVNITRAGCGTAKLCVETPNSCDPAGNGSCLFVSVVASNAVAPSGANLSIQLQGESEGYVALGLSVNSGEATTLLFVCAANGTSGFFFSTVTRNISNAAVLMPNERIVSNIRGRVNGSRIACEFDIPNVNATTIGASTVSTRSAAATSFNLLLGIGPVTGGGVLGTFNLTRESGVLNLADPAANLAPAATPTPAATPVQGTAHLSFANGTQVNITRAGCGTAKLCVETPKSCDPAGNGSCLFVSVVASNAVAPSGANLSIQLQGESEGYVALGLSVNSGEATTLLFVCALNGTSGFFFRTVTRNNSNAAALMPNERIVSNIRGRVNGSRIACEFDIPNVNATTIGASTVSTRSAAATSFNLLLGTGPVTGGGNLGTFNQTLRSDVLNLADPAAATPTPAATPTPTATPTPTPTATPTPASTTRPNTTRPNAAVQPHAALQMLIVLSASAVLSGRS; encoded by the exons ATGCAGACGAGCAGGGACACCAGACGGAGGACACGGAACCCGCTCACCTGTAACGCCCCACAGCTCAG TTGTTTAGCTTCGTTTAGAAAGATGGAACGTGGATTCATCGTGTTGGTCGCAGCGCTGGTGCTTCATGCGTCACCGGCCGTCCAAGGAACGGCTCATTTGTCGTTTGCCAACGGCACACAG GTAAACATCACCCGGGCCGGTTGTGGAACTGCCAAATTGTGCGTGGAGACGCCAAACAGCTGCGACCCCGCGGGAAATGGCTCCTGCCTGTTTGTGTCCGTGGTGGCCAGCAACGCCGTGGCCCCCAGCGGCGCCAACCTGTCCATCCAGCTGCAGGGCGAGTCCGAGGGTTACGTCGCACTGGGCCTGTCTGTGAATAGCGGAGAG GCTACCACCTTGCTGTTCGTCTGTGCTGCAAACGGGACGTCAGGGTTCTTCTTCAGTACTGTGACCAGAAACATCTCCAACGCTGCTGTGCTCATGCCGAATGAGAGG ATTGTGTCAAACATCCGCGGCAGAGTGAACGGAAGCCGCATCGCGTGCGAGTTCGACATCCCGAACGTGAACGCCACCACCATCGGCGCCAGCACCGTCAGCACCAGAAGCGCCGCGGCcacctccttcaacctgctgcTGGGCATCGGGCCGGTGACCGGGGGGG GTGTTCTGGGCACCTTCAACCTAACACGGGAAAGCGGTGTCCTGAACCTCGCCGACCCGGCCGCGAACCTGGCCCCCGCCGCGACCCCGACCCCCGCTGCGACCCCTGTCCAAGGAACGGCTCATTTGTCGTTTGCCAACGGCACACAG GTAAACATCACCCGGGCCGGTTGTGGAACTGCCAAACTGTGCGTGGAGACGCCAAAAAGCTGCGACCCCGCGGGAAATGGCTCCTGCCTGTTTGTGTCCGTGGTGGCCAGCAACGCCGTGGCCCCCAGCGGCGCCAACCTGTCCATCCAGCTGCAGGGCGAGTCCGAGGGTTACGTCGCACTGGGCCTGTCTGTGAATAGCGGAGAG GCTACCACCTTGCTGTTCGTCTGTGCTCTAAACGGGACGTCAGGGTTCTTCTTCAGAACTGTGACCAGAAACAACTCCAACGCTGCTGCGCTCATGCCGAATGAGAGG ATTGTGTCAAACATCCGCGGCAGAGTGAACGGAAGCCGCATCGCGTGCGAGTTCGACATCCCGAACGTGAACGCCACCACCATCGGCGCCAGCACCGTCAGCACCAGAAGCGCCGCGGCcacctccttcaacctgctgcTGGGCACCGGGCCGGTGACCGGGGGGG GTAATCTGGGCACCTTCAACCAAACACTGAGAAGCGATGTCCTGAACCTCGCCGACCCGGCCGCCGCGACCCCGACCCCCGCCGCGACCCCGACCCCCACCGCGACCCCGACCCCGACCCCCACCGCGACCCCGACCCCCGCCAGCACCACCAGGCCCAACACCACCAGGCCCAACGCAGCGGTCCAGCCGCACG CTGCGCTCCAGATGCTGATCGTCCTCTCTGCGTCGGCCGTGCTGAGCGGGAGAAGTTAA
- the apold1a gene encoding uncharacterized protein apold1a has product MEACINKPEVKRKPKPPKPPPKPPQTSRNDPANWKRPTPPVPRRPSEDELIQTQYRKQRAANNEANGNVMQSPVIPPRPTEKEQKDATTRYSHHKRSQSEVLSDEVDLKQIDDRFVRTGIFHRSQKAKTPSFTSHLINDNDNGKRDDVPTKPTPGINPDPSAEEREQAAERRKQERNADPKQDIGGLLAGMFRKTPKEKTSPSVMVSEAGEPEDAAEPADEEKGGFFSGILKKPVKTADETPAQDLLVVPGELSASSDSLSDNGDKKEKGGIFSGMFKKKSAQASQADKDEKSLQTEPSGGAEAPPEDDRKQHKGGVFAGMFKKSPKLSDAARLDEGSLSASDDSLHEAANAKEKGGAFSGLFKKSSSPSDCPPTDEDRSTHGELSTCTENSPENKQEKSGGLFSGLLKKTPRSPRERTKSPEREAQDELSSSTDDVSEGVAAAAKERNIFSNMFKKPQKPAEEPAADDEGNPEKHVSGSCEDLSDAGGPKEKKGGLAGFFKRSSSIDNLFDEEKGGLFSGLVKKAPKACADAAEDDQKDPSASNDDLFENGNTKEKSIFSGMFKKSAKPAEETPADEESCDDKTPPGSRENLSEGHASKVKAGGLAGIFKKSPKPAHRSVASNDPLNDSKDLSASCDSLAEDVPSEMSTSNDNLTEATNTPKEKKVGFADKFKKTPKTQQQEDESAKEADGPRRRTTVRRKKRVVSFRIKKTPPKIPKLSQSSPGSGMTPLTEETFELRELNSAPESRVEHQPVEMAAYPTEGNPLESQDIDDDLMDWWNTVKGWAEWNETSHFQEGDEQMALEQAADRVYMAARLFVRFFNRRGASLQHRILELLALADAADDFHKKTVKAAVGGGVASVAGSLATITGLILAPFTFGASIIVTAVGIGVATAGSITSATANITDAVHSNMDRKKLEKMIQGYQDEIKDIRECLDFVQAGMDTLQEWDFEKYSESAAKKALNHNLKHVMKEGGRAGKALMINTDKLISTVQVLGAAGGAAKAAQAISVTTGVMSALFLALDVFFLAKDSHELRKGAKTKFATKIRDVCKELQDGLLELNKVKTQLQKTMDGIEVEEYEEIKEVEEEVDDDDYESDPKKLAELEQELDLLEERLDKKVDEGLKNKEKEKEMLMSKEEKGEAEEKKDKEEKVDAKNEGKTESHKPKNESQSKIPDEEKEQEHEFVKAAKEEQPRKGKKDKDAENQVTAGKEKHHSKRDLEKEDDGANKKVGKKTGDSKLEARGGKTSVRTGGERNMSPSGPEEESEEKPEWRPRHKDAAAGGSRPTRTGQGGRPEAKGTVKERARKQSDRTRSSRGTEEEEE; this is encoded by the exons ATGGAGGCGTGCATCAACAAACCAGAGGTGAAGAGGAAGCCGAAGCCG CCCAAACCTCCCCCGAAGCCTCCGCAG ACCAGCAGAAACGACCCGGCGAACTGGAAGAGGCCGACCCCTCCGGTGCCCCGGAGGCCTTCTGAGGAC gaaCTGATTCAAACACAATATCGGAAGCAAAGAGCAGCAAACAATGAG GCAAATGGGAACGTGATGCAAAGTCCTGTGATTCCACCCAGACCCACAGAAAAG gAACAAAAAGACGCAACGACCAGATACAGTCATCACAAGAGG agCCAGTCTGAAGTTCTCAGTGATGAAGTGGACCTTAAACAG ATTGACGATCGCTTCGTCCGGACGGGAATCTTTCACCGGAGCCAGAAGGCGAAAACGCCCTCGTTCACC AGTCACCTGATCAACGACAACGACAACGGAAAAAGAGACGATGTCCCGACCAAACCGACGCCTGGCATCAAtccg GATCCCAGCGCGGAGGAAAGGGAACAAGCCGCAGAGAGAAGGAAGCAGGAAAGGAATGCAGACCCCAAACAG GATATCGGAGGTCTGCTCGCCGGAATGTTCCGGAAGACGCCCAAAGAGAAAACGAGCCCCTCTGTGATG GTGAGCGAAGCAGGTGAACCCGAAGACGCAGCAGAACCAGCCGACGAG GAAAAAGGAGGCTTCTTCTCTGGCATCCTCAAAAAACCAGTTAAAACAGCAGATGAGACACCTGCACAG GACCTTCTCGTGGTTCCCGGCGAGCTTTCAGCCAGCAGCGACAGTCTGTCTGATAACGGCGACAAAAAG GAGAAAGGAGGAATATTCAGCGGGATGTTTAAGAAGAAATCAGCCCAAGCTTCTCAAGCTGACAAG GATGAGAAGTCGCTGCAAACGGAGCCGAGCGGCGGTGCCGAGGCGCCGCCTGAGGACGACAGGAAA CAGCACAAAGGAGGCGTTTTCGCTGGAATGTTCAAGAAGTCTCCCAAACTGTCGGACGCGGCCCGACTGGACGAG gGGAGTCTCTCGGCCAGCGATGACAGTCTGCACGAAGCCGCCAACGCGAAG gagaaaggaggagcgTTCAGTGGACTCTTCAAGAAGTCCTCCAGCCCCTCAGACTGTCCCCCAACAGATGAA GACCGTTCTACTCACGGCGAACTTTCAACCTGCACCGAGAATTCACCTGAGAACAAACAG GAGAAAAGTGGAGGTTTGTTCAGTGGACTCCTCAAAAAGACTCCCAGATCCCCGAGGGAAAGGACAAAGTccccg GAACGAGAAGCTCAGGACGAGCTGTCGAGCAGCACCGACGATGTCTCCGAGggcgtcgccgccgccgccaag GAGAGAAACATTTTCAGCAACATGTTTAAGAAGCCGCAGAAACCAGCAGAGGAACCTGCAGCAGACGAT GAGGGGAACCCAGAGAAGCATGTATCTGGTAGCTGTGAGGATCTGTCCGACGCCGGCGGCCCAAAG GAGAAGAAAGGCGGCCTGGCCGGATTCTTCAAAAGGTCGTCCAGCATCGACAACCTGTTCGACGAGGAGAAAGGAGGTCTCTTCAGTGGACTCGTCAAGAAGGCTCCCAAAGCCTGTGCAGATGCTGCAGAG GACGACCAAAAAGACCCGTCGGCGAGTAACGACGACCTGTTTGAAAACGGCAACACAAAG GAGAAAAGCATCTTCAGCGGCATGTTTAAAAAGAGTGCTAAGCCGGCAGAGGAGACCCCAGCAGACGAG GAGTCATGTGATGATAAGACGCCACCGGGCAGCCGAGAAAATCTATCAGAAGGACACGCGTcaaag GTGAAGGCCGGAGGGCTCGCGGGGATCTTCAAGAAGTCTCCTAAACCGGCTCATCGCTCGGTCGCCTCCAAC GATCCTCTCAATGACTCGAAGGACCTGTCCGCCAGCTGCGACAGCCTCGCCGAG GATGTTCCCTCGGAAATGTCGACCAGTAACGACAATCTCACTGAAGCGACAAACACCCCAAAA GAGAAGAAAGTAGGCTTTGCTGACAAGTTCAAGAAGACGCCCAAAACGCAACAGCAG GAGGACGAGAGCGCCAAGGAGGCAGACGGGCCGCGACGCAGGACGACCGTCAGGAGGAAGAAACGA gttgtgtCCTTCAGAATCAAGAAAACTCCTCCAAAAATACCCAAACTGAGTCAAAGTTCACCG GGTTCTGGAATGACGCCTTTGACTGAGGAGACTTTTGAGCTGCGGGAGCTGAACTCGGCACCG GAGAGCCGAGTGGAGCACCAGCCCGTCGAGATGGCAGCTTACCCCACCGAGGGAAACCCTCTGGAGAGCCAG GATATTGACGATGATTTGATGGACTGGTGGAACACAGTCAAAG GTTGGGCGGAGTGGAACGAGACGTCACATTTCCAGGAGGGTGACGAGCAGAT GGCGCTGGAGCAGGCCGCCGATCGCGTCTACATGGCGGCCCGCCTGTTCGTGCGCTTCTTCAACCGGCGCGGGGCGTCCCTGCAGCACCGCATCCTGGAGCTCCTGGCCCTGGCCGACGCGGCGGACGACTTCCACAAGAAGACGGTGAAGGCCGCCGTGGGCGGAGGCGTGGCCAGCGTGGCGGGCAGCCTGGCGACCATCACCGGGCTCATCCTGGCGCCCTTCACCTTCGGCGCCTCCATCATCGTCACGGCGGTGGGGATCGGCGTGGCGACGGCGGGCAGCATCACCTCGGCGACCGCCAACATCACCGACGCGGTTCACTCCAACATGGACCGCAAGAAGCTGGAGAAGATGATCCAGGGCTACCAGGACGAGATCAAGGACATCCGCGAGTGCTTGGACTTTGTGCAG GCCGGTATGGACACCCTGCAGGAGTGGGACTTTGAGAAATACTCCGAAAGCGCCGCCAAAAAGGCGCTGAACCACAACCTGAAGCACGTGATGAAGGAGGGCGGCCGCGCCGGGAAAGCCCTGATGATCAACACGGATAAGCTCATCAGCACCGTGCAGGTCCTGGGCGCCGCAGGCGGCGCCGCCAAAGCCGCGCAGGCCATCAGCGTCACCACGGGGGTCATGTCGGCGCTCTTCCTCGCCCTGGACGTCTTCTTCCTTGCCAAGGACTCCCACGAGCTGCGCAAGGGAGCCAAAACGAAGTTCGCCACCAAGATCAGGGACGTCTGCAAAGAACTTCAGGACGGCCTCCTGGAGCTGAACAAGGTGAAGACGCAACTGCAGAAGACCATGGACGGCATCGAGGTGGAGGAGTACGAGGAGAtcaaggaggtggaggaggaggtggacgacGACGATTACGAGTCGGATCCGAAGAAGCTGGCTGAactggagcaggagctggaccTCCTGGAGGAGAGACTGGACAAGAAGGTCGACGAGGGGCTGAAgaacaaagagaaggagaaggaaatgtTGATGAGTaaggaggaaaagggagaggcggaggaaaagaaggacaaagaggagaaggtGGATGCTAAGAACGAGGGAAAGACGGAAAGCCATAAGCCCAAAAATGAATCGCAGAGCAAGATTcctgatgaagaaaaagagcaAGAACATGAGTTTGTCAAAGCAGCCAAAGAAGAACAACCtcggaaaggaaagaaggacaAAGACGCTGAGAACCAAGTCACAGCTGGAAAGGAAAAGCATCACAGCAAGCGAGACCTGGAAAAAGAAGACGACGGAGCCAACAAGAAGGTCGGGAAAAAAACGGGGGATTCAAAACTAGAGGCCCGAGGGGGAAAAACATCGGTGAGGACGGGTGGAGAAAGGAACATGAGTCCGAGTGGcccggaggaggagagcgaggagaagCCCGAGTGGAGGCCGAGGCACAAGGACGCAGCGGCAGGAGGTTCGAGGCCCACCAGGACCGGACAGGGGGGGCGGCCCGAAGCGAAAGGAACCGTCAAGGAGAGAGCTAGAAAGCAAAGTGACAGGACGCGGAGCTCCagggggacggaggaggaggaggag
- the LOC119207198 gene encoding putative ferric-chelate reductase 1, whose protein sequence is MQTSRDTRRRTRNPLTCNAPQLSCLASFRKMERGFIVLVAALVLHASPAVQGTAHLSFANGTQVNITRAGCGTAKLCVETPKSCDPAGNGSCLFVSVVASNAVAPSGANLSIQLQGESGGYVALGLSVNSGEATTLLFVCAANGTSGFFFSTVTRNISNAALTPNERIVSNIRGRVNGSRIACEFDIPNVNATTIGASTVSTRSAAATSFNLLLGTGPVTGGGALGTFNETLRSGVLNLSDPAATPTPAATPTPSSGTPAVQPHAALQMLIVLSASAVLSGRS, encoded by the exons ATGCAGACGAGCAGAGACACCAGACGGAGGACACGGAACCCGCTCACCTGTAACGCCCCACAGCTCAG TTGTTTAGCTTCGTTTAGAAAGATGGAACGTGGATTCATCGTGTTGGTCGCAGCGCTGGTGCTTCATGCGTCACCGGCTGTCCAAGGAACGGCTCATTTGTCGTTTGCCAACGGCACACAG GTAAACATCACCCGGGCCGGTTGTGGAACTGCCAAATTGTGTGTGGAGACGCCAAAAAGCTGCGACCCGGCGGGAAATGGCTCCTGCCTGTTTGTGTCCGTGGTGGCCAGCAACGCCGTGGCCCCCAGCGGCGCCAACCTGTCCATCCAGCTGCAGGGCGAGTCCGGGGGTTACGTCGCACTGGGCCTGTCTGTGAATAGCGGAGAG GCTACCACCTTGCTGTTCGTCTGTGCTGCAAACGGGACGTCAGGGTTCTTCTTCAGTACTGTGACCAGAAACATCTCCAACGCTGCTCTCACACCGAATGAGAGG ATTGTGTCAAACATCCGCGGCAGAGTGAACGGAAGCCGCATCGCGTGCGAGTTCGACATCCCGAACGTGAACGCCACCACCATCGGCGCCAGCACCGTCAGCACCAGAAGCGCCGCGGCcacctccttcaacctgctgcTGGGCACCGGGCCGGTGACCGGGGGGG GTGCTCTGGGCACCTTCAACGAAACACTGAGAAGCGGTGTCCTGAACCTCTCCGACCCGGCCGCGACCCCGACCCCCGCCGCGACCCCGACCCCCTCCAGCGGCACCCCGGCGGTCCAGCCGCACG CTGCGCTCCAGATGCTGATCGTCCTCTCTGCGTCGGCCGTGCTGAGCGGGAGAAGTTAA
- the LOC134105144 gene encoding mucin-5AC-like isoform X2: MQTSRDTRRRTRNPLTCNAPQLSCLASFRKMERGFIVLVAALVLHASPAVQGTAHLSFANGTQVNITRAGCGTAKLCVETPNSCDPAGNGSCLFVSVVASNAVAPSGANLSIQLQGESEGYVALGLSVNSGEATTLLFVCAANGTSGFFFSTVTRNISNAAVLMPNERIVSNIRGRVNGSRIACEFDIPNVNATTIGASTVSTRSAAATSFNLLLGIGPVTGGGVLGTFNLTRESGVLNLADPAANLAPAATPTPAATPVQGTAHLSFANGTQVNITRAGCGTAKLCVETPKSCDPAGNGSCLFVSVVASNAVAPSGANLSIQLQGESEGYVALGLSVNSGEATTLLFVCALNGTSGFFFRTVTRNNSNAAALMPNERIVSNIRGRVNGSRIACEFDIPNVNATTIGASTVSTRSAAATSFNLLLGTGPVTGGNLGTFNQTLRSDVLNLADPAAATPTPAATPTPTATPTPTPTATPTPASTTRPNTTRPNAAVQPHAALQMLIVLSASAVLSGRS; encoded by the exons ATGCAGACGAGCAGGGACACCAGACGGAGGACACGGAACCCGCTCACCTGTAACGCCCCACAGCTCAG TTGTTTAGCTTCGTTTAGAAAGATGGAACGTGGATTCATCGTGTTGGTCGCAGCGCTGGTGCTTCATGCGTCACCGGCCGTCCAAGGAACGGCTCATTTGTCGTTTGCCAACGGCACACAG GTAAACATCACCCGGGCCGGTTGTGGAACTGCCAAATTGTGCGTGGAGACGCCAAACAGCTGCGACCCCGCGGGAAATGGCTCCTGCCTGTTTGTGTCCGTGGTGGCCAGCAACGCCGTGGCCCCCAGCGGCGCCAACCTGTCCATCCAGCTGCAGGGCGAGTCCGAGGGTTACGTCGCACTGGGCCTGTCTGTGAATAGCGGAGAG GCTACCACCTTGCTGTTCGTCTGTGCTGCAAACGGGACGTCAGGGTTCTTCTTCAGTACTGTGACCAGAAACATCTCCAACGCTGCTGTGCTCATGCCGAATGAGAGG ATTGTGTCAAACATCCGCGGCAGAGTGAACGGAAGCCGCATCGCGTGCGAGTTCGACATCCCGAACGTGAACGCCACCACCATCGGCGCCAGCACCGTCAGCACCAGAAGCGCCGCGGCcacctccttcaacctgctgcTGGGCATCGGGCCGGTGACCGGGGGGG GTGTTCTGGGCACCTTCAACCTAACACGGGAAAGCGGTGTCCTGAACCTCGCCGACCCGGCCGCGAACCTGGCCCCCGCCGCGACCCCGACCCCCGCTGCGACCCCTGTCCAAGGAACGGCTCATTTGTCGTTTGCCAACGGCACACAG GTAAACATCACCCGGGCCGGTTGTGGAACTGCCAAACTGTGCGTGGAGACGCCAAAAAGCTGCGACCCCGCGGGAAATGGCTCCTGCCTGTTTGTGTCCGTGGTGGCCAGCAACGCCGTGGCCCCCAGCGGCGCCAACCTGTCCATCCAGCTGCAGGGCGAGTCCGAGGGTTACGTCGCACTGGGCCTGTCTGTGAATAGCGGAGAG GCTACCACCTTGCTGTTCGTCTGTGCTCTAAACGGGACGTCAGGGTTCTTCTTCAGAACTGTGACCAGAAACAACTCCAACGCTGCTGCGCTCATGCCGAATGAGAGG ATTGTGTCAAACATCCGCGGCAGAGTGAACGGAAGCCGCATCGCGTGCGAGTTCGACATCCCGAACGTGAACGCCACCACCATCGGCGCCAGCACCGTCAGCACCAGAAGCGCCGCGGCcacctccttcaacctgctgcTGGGCACCGGGCCGGTGACCGGG GGTAATCTGGGCACCTTCAACCAAACACTGAGAAGCGATGTCCTGAACCTCGCCGACCCGGCCGCCGCGACCCCGACCCCCGCCGCGACCCCGACCCCCACCGCGACCCCGACCCCGACCCCCACCGCGACCCCGACCCCCGCCAGCACCACCAGGCCCAACACCACCAGGCCCAACGCAGCGGTCCAGCCGCACG CTGCGCTCCAGATGCTGATCGTCCTCTCTGCGTCGGCCGTGCTGAGCGGGAGAAGTTAA